ATGTTGCTTGTCCTATTGTAGTTCGCATGGTCAGCATCTGCAAAACAAATAATCAGTGGAAAATAGAGTACGATTTCTGTATTGGTGTGAACTTTCATTAAGCAAGCATCGTTTTAGTCAAAGAACCATTTTCATTGTCCAGCCCCTACTCTTAACATCTTTTTGTGAATTAGACTCTTTGAAACCTTGTAGCAAGGTCTTCTTTGGGAGCGGAAAggcacaatatttttttattaaaaaaacactcATTAGTTCATGTAGTCTATTGTATTTACAGATCGTTAACTATAGTTCCTTGGACTGGTTCAAACTGATATGCTTAATGCTTGTCAAATATATAACCAACAAGAAATATGTAAGAATTCCTTGTTCTTTTGAAGAAGGCTGCTTAAGTACCAGAATAATAAAACTCATTTATACCAATGAATCTCACTTGTTGCCATCGCGGAGAAAGAAATTCATTTCCTGAAACTGCTATCTCTGCATTAGACATAGGAGAAACCCAAAAAAGCCACTTCATCCAACCCGGCCAGGATGTTGTAATGAATGAAACAAATTGATAAGTATGCATCCTTTTACAGGAACCACTTAAATAAACTGATCAATGAGAGGTAGGAAGAGCACTACGTAGCAGAATAATGAAACCGCAGAATAACCCGTGTAAAAAGAATATGAGGCTAGAAGCTGACAGAGAATaatcaaaattctaaaagatGGAGGCCATGAATCGGAACAAGGATATTCATGTTAATCGTAGAGCAAAAAATGTCACGAACTGGCAGAAGAACCTGAAAACAGCGCAAATGATCTGACATTTAGGCTCACCAACCAGAATAAATCTTGTTTGCTTATGTATACTATGAAAAAAGGAAACATTTTCTTCCCAGTTTTTCTATCAGTATTATTAGTATTCTTTTTCCATCTTATGGGGTTAGTAGTCCTTCCCTGACTAAAATAgcataattttctcttttagaACTTGAACTCACCTTGAGGCCTCAGGTGTGTATCCCATTCTGAAGTAAGTGATAGATGTCCAGATCAAGGATTGCAAAAATGACATTGGAAGCTTTAATATGGCTGATGGAATTACATAGGCCCAAGCAGGGTAAAAGGATAACATTTTCTGCTTGTAGAAAACTTGAAGTCTTGAAATTGTCATGAATACCTCCGGAAAGTCATCCGCCACAAGTATTATGAGCGTGTAAAACAGCGCAGCTAGGTAGTAGTTTGCATGAACAATATCGATATCCATCTGTGTCTTATAAAATACAGTCATTATGACGCATGCTATGAACACAAGCTGCCAAAAGaggaaaattttaatcttttgaagTGCATAAGCTTTATGACTAAGGTTGTTTGTTACAAACttcatcctcaaaatttgaCCCCAAATGTTCATTTCTATCAATATGTTCTTGAAGCTTGAATCTGTTTGAGCACGAAATTTGATTGACGAAATTGAAAGGAGTGAATTAAAGAAAGTCCTCACCTgagttatttttaatacataaaagattaagttCCTTCTCAAAAGAAGAAGCTCCCTTGACATGCAAGCTTTAAAGATTTCCCCTTTAGAAATAGAATACTTAGTAGAGGGAATCTTTATGGCATTGGGGCTTGTCATACGGTTCTAAGAGATCCTCATCTATCTTCTTCCCTAAGGAGGATGCCTTAAATTTCATGGAGAACATATCAACTGAAAAATATGAGTAGGGCAGCTCACTGCTGTAGCAGTATCGTGCTTGATCTTGCTTGCTTAAAACCTACAAAATGCAAACCAAAATACTTTCGAAGTTGTAGAAGCAACAAACACCACtgcataaaaggaaaaagattatcaaaaaCTGGATTTCACTTTCCTCTTAAAGGAAGTCCACAACTGCTTTCTATGGAGGACATCTAAACCCACAGTTCTCGAATAAGTCTAGAATGTGATCGCGTGGTCCGTGAtacaaaattttcctttctgCCATCAAGATTATATCATCAAAGAGATCAAATGTCTCAGGTGCAGGCTATAGCAGTGAAACCAACAAAGTAGCATCTGCCATATGCACAAGCTATTGAAGACAAGCAACAATCTGAAAGGCAGTGGAACTGTCAAGTCCATTTGTTATTTCATCCAGAAACAAAGTTTTTATGGGACCTACAACGATCTCCCCTGCATATGTCAGAGAAAATATATTCAAGCTAAACTCAGAATGACCGGAAGATAATATTTATGATGAAAAttggccaaccatgctgctgTGATATTTTTGGTTGAAGTGCATGCAGCTTGTAAACATGCTGTAGCACGTATGCTTGCTGTAACAGCAatgttttctctttagtttcattgtaattaaactagttgaaaatgaacaagttgATGACAACTTGATACATTAGGTGTTGAATGACTAGTTTAGGTGGCTTGTTTATGTATACAAGCAATGTTTATCAAGTTACAAGGCTACTTAGTGGTAGTAAGTagtatttggtgatgtatttgactataaatgtattatttttctagttgaatgaATGAGCAAAAATGAGCTATCAGCCATAAGCTCCCTTGCTGTACATTTGTGAgcaagtaaaaatatttcttgtaTCTTGCTGCCTTGTCTTATGTCCTGTTTTTCTTCCTCTACTCCTACAAAAACTCAATTGGTATCGGAGCTTTTATGATCTTTGAAGGGTTATTTTCTTTGAGATCACTTGTAGCTCAacaaatggtatgtttttgtatttttttttgctgcttgttaaaaagaaagaagctgCCAAAGTATGTCATTTAAGACTGCTTGTAGAGAAGACAACAATAGCTCAACCCTGTGAAACTCCCAAACAAGCTTTGATAAGTTGAAGGAGGAGCTTCAAAGAAAGTATGGGAGTTGCCCAAAGTGCAAATGGCGAGCTTGAAAGCAAGTGGTGCGAGCTCATCAAAAGGTACGATCCTATATAGTTTTAAGCCTTTTGAAGATAGTATGCGAAGTGCAAGTTTGTCAAATGTGAGAGCTCAGCAACATGTTGAAGCTCAATGCAAGGTTTAAAGGTGCGAGCCCTGTATAGTTGCGAGCCTGTTTAAGACACCTGTTGAAGACAATATGCAAAGATGCAAGTCTGTCAAACGTGTGAGCTCAGCAACATGTGGAAGCTCAATGCGAGTTGTAAAGTTGCAAGCTTATTAAAGACAGTGAGCAAAGTGCAAGCCTGTTGAAGACAGTAAGCAAGGTGCAAGTCTGTCAAAGTGTGAGCCTGTCAAATTGCAAGCCGAAGTGGTGGACAGTCTAAATGCAAACCCGAATGGGTGCAAGCCGAAGTGGAGAACGGTCTAAATGCAAGCTCGAGTGGGTGCAAGCCAAAATGGTAGACTGAAGGCAAGCAAATTATACTCGCAAACTGTATATACAAGAAGAAATAAGATTGTAATGAACAAGGGAACAAGGCAATATGTGTTTTTAGCTAAGGTTGTGATGGAGAAAATACTCTATTTTAAGAACAAATCTTTAGCACAAAAGACTAGTATGGTAAGTGTGTGAGTCAGATTTGGTTGAGTATGAGGCCATGGTTGAAGATAAGTTGAAAATGAAGTGCTTGAGCAGGGTCAGCTTGAAACAAAGCATTTTGGGACTGTTAAGCTTAAAAATTGTTGAATGATTTGTATTCGCAGCATGgagtccaaggaggagtgttgaaaattggccaaccatgctgctgTGATATTTTTGGTTGAAGTGCATGCAGTTTGTAAACATGTTGCAGCACGTATGCTTGCTATAACAACAAggttttctctttagtttcaTTGTAATCAAActagttgaaaatgaacaacttGATACATTAGGTATTGAATGACTAGTTTAGGTGGCTTGTTTATGTGTACAAGCTATGTTTATCAAGTTACTAGGCtacttagtggtagtaggtagtatttggtgatgtatttgactataaatgtattgtttttctagttgaatgaATGAGCAAAAATTAGCTATCAGCCATAAGCTCCCTTGCTACACATTTGTGAgcaagtaaaaatatttcttgtaTCTTGCTGCCTTGACTTGTGTCCtatttttcttcctttgctCTTACAAAAACTCCAACAATTTATCTATTTTCGACTAATTAATTCCCTGCTAAACTTTGCTATTTACATACATCGCCAAATTCACTACCTGTACTCACTATTTTCTTCTGGCAACCAGAGATACCTCTTCTTAAGGCATCACCGACAAATGTTTCAGCATAAATATCGAGTCCAAGGGTCTGATCAAAATACAATGACTGATTGCtccgtggatgccaagtgttcaagcgTCTGTTCTAGAGCTTTAAGTAATGTCGGGACGCATTTGTGTACTgtaagccattggtacaaattggcGGTACCTTTATATGtggtagatatacccatcgCCTATTGCTAGCTGTGGCACAGGATGGCAGTGGGAGAATCTTTCCAATTGCGTTTGCAGTAACACTGGGAAGTCAGGTGATGACTAAGATTTATTTCTTTCTAGGTTAATGAGACATGtatgcccccaacctgatatttATGTTATATCGGATCGAGGCACTGGAATACTAGCCGCAATTGAGTGACAAGGAAGCCTATGGGATCGTACACACCATCAGTATTATCTAAGGCACGTTGTGTCCagctactacaggcaatatcggTCTACCACTGAACGACagcaagtgaccaacatgggtatttaatctctattaatataatttcgattttaatattcaatttattctgaaTGGAATAGTGGTATGTAATTTTCGCTATCAACTTATATTGGTAGGGTACAAGATAAATAAGAACCAGTTTCATGAGATGTTGGGGATTTTGCATTCAGTTAACGATCAAGGCGCAGACTACCTCTGTAACATACCTTTCGAACAGTGGACACAAGCATACGATGGTGGCCTAcaatatggtcatatgaccataaacctggctgaatgcataaattatgttcTAAAAGGAACGCGTCATTTGTTGATAACCTCgattgtgcgagagacatattttcttttggcagcactatttccaaagcgaaCAGTGAGTTATAAAGGCTAaatgcagggaggccatgtatggttcTAGAAGGTATTGCAAGAAATTAGCAATGCGAAGGCACGGGccaacaccatgcacacagtgtgtcacaaTCGTGACAACCTATGGTTTCGTGTGACGGAGTTTGACAGATCGAGCCAATATATTACCGGCAGGTAATATCGTGTACACCTGAtaaataggacttgcgactgtgAGACGTTTGACGCACTTcattatccatgcgctcatgcaattacagcttgtcagaatctccgtttAGATCCCATAAGATATGTCGACGAAGTATACAAAATAGAATACATGTACAATGTGTGGAGACACGTATTCCCCCCGGTCCCAAATGAACATAAGTGGTTGTTTATATCGCTTGCTCCGTTTAAGTTGTTACCGAATAGAGTATTACGTCGTAAACCAAAAAGTCGACCTTGCTCGAGTAGAATAAGTAATAATATGGATATCTGGGAAAGAACAaaccaacagaagttgtgcggatggtgtaggaactcAAGTCATACAATTCGATCATGTCCAAACCAAAATAGTTGATAATTGCTGTAATGAAACtatgttgcattatttctattgcgccttatttaaaagaacttctattttattaaaaatataaaaataatttactattaaaatattaaaaacaacttttattttattaaataaaacaatataaaaacagtttgaacaaatatattaaaaaatcaatgtaTGTGCCGGTCAGAATCAATGCCACATGGGGGTGGTCGACgattacgcgctggattcctccttggTTTAACTTTCGGCGAGTGTTTTGGTTGCTCCGATTGTGGGTGTTGGGAGGATgacccaccttgatagaataaagaatgtggaggtgtttgcatcacccacAGCAGAGGTGTTTGAATCCCATAAGGCGATGGAGATTGGTAATGAAATGAGCTCCCAGACGGTGCCTCGTGCGATCCCTCTAGCGATGATGGCCTATATATCATTGGTTGAGTCGGAGTCAACAGGAAAGGAGATGTACCAAGTCATGCATTCCAACCTAGCATAGAACTGGgaaaatgaaacatataagggttaggatacatataagggctaggatacgcacctggcATAATCTGAAGGGGCTGTGCTGTGGGTGTCGTTGGTTGAGGCATTGGGGCTGGTGATTGTATAGGCGTTGTTGATGGGTCCATGCTGTCATCATTTCTCCTTGGATTTAAGGGCCTCATTGTTCCCTTTTGACATGGATTTGCCGACACCTCTGCTCTTCCGACAACAAATATGGCTTGTCATGGATcttaaaccatggcatgtaatcCGGCGCGCATGCTAACTCTAGGACGATGATCAGTTCGCGAGCAAGTATATGATCataacaatttttcaaattttcgataTATTCTGAGAAGAATACTGGTCAATTCGTATTTTTTACCATAAGTCGATTTTGTGCTCTTTATTGAGCACCTCAGGTTCCTCGGGAATTGGTTTTTAGAATCTAAATTACCGCAACACTCTATCCGTCTAATGCATCTCCACAGTAACATAGTTGACCAATGAGACCTTAATATGCCAAATGTTcggattttgaaagaattcatccggaattactgcccgaattaccggatcctcgtatagtgtccattgaaactatatgaacgtgataaaaatattagttatatacataatactaaatactaaatatgaaacaactattttatgtatatatattttatttaatacttacttgcgGTTCtgactgttggtctaatagaagccgtatatctttaAGAGCGGTAGGCATTCCAACATAGCCGGATGGTTccatctaattaaataaatttttagcatataattttgttttaaatctatgtaataattgtaaaatcaaataaaaattttacctcTTTATGAGTGGAAATGTATATGGATAGTTCACTCGatgacgtaaaaatggaaagcgaaactgAGCCCATGATTGTAATAGTAataggcaacctccgattttggctttatttggTGGCATTGCCCTGCACATCTCCCGatacaatgttgccaacacggcagacccccaacttaATTCgtcagctgctctaaaatcaataAGTTTCAGCAGCCACCTCAAATGTACGACGTTTCATGACAAGTCCGGCATCAAATAACCTCCAATCATCTCAAGGATATATGCTCGAGCATATcgtattctttctacttcagtCGAATCATTCCCCGGCTCTAGGAATGTGTATCGTAACCAGTCCATCTCGATTCGACCTCCATAAATATTATCCAAAATCACACCCAAAAGATTGTAGCATATGGCTCCCCAATCAGCAGATTGAATGGACCTAGTAAGTGCGGACCCATCCACTGGCAATCCTAATTGTAACTGCACGTCCTTCAAAGTGATAGTACACTCTTCGCacggaagatgaaatgtgtgcgtctcgggtctccacctctctatTAACGTGCTGATGATTTTCGAGTCCAACTTCCACCCTCGGCTTACAgtggccacgtgccaaaaacccgctttcCTCAAGTAATTTTCTATCAACAGTGATGAACGACCAGACATATTACGAAtataacattgtaacacccgatctacagactgttataaaaaattataaaatgtaaattaattaaaattacataaatgaaaaaaatattaaataatattcaaaaattaaaatttacccttaccattttcatttgttcgacggagatatgtttatgatcgagacgaattaattcccCTGTCATTGCTTACACgatcaaatattttgaaattataaaaaaaaataatactaatttagaaagaaaattaaaggaaataattaattaaagagagttttgagaaatttaaagagaaatttgagagttttgagaaatttagggagaaatttaagattttttgctaaaatttgaagaaattttgtGTGGAATAATAGGAGGggttttatactttttttttaccgttggacccccccaacggtcaaaaaaattAGCCGTTAGGGACAAAAACACGGAGCAAAACGCTCCCCTAGGTGAGCGTTTTTGCCACGTTAGCAAAACGCGTCCACTTTAGCGCGTTTTGTGCTGACATGGAAAAAACACTCCCCTAAAGGAGCGATTTGCTGGAAATTTCACCCTAAAACGCTCCTACGTGGACGAATGGGtccatattcatttcaaaaatgcaaggcattaaatctcaactttagccaGTGAGTTTGTAATAATCAATTATCATTGAGAATAAGCAACacatgagaattctttaaattaaataatcttttggttctttaataaatgtttatatgaattctcaattattttttgCATCATATATAATCTAGGATAATCTAACCGGTCACGCCAAatagtaaatgtatttgtaCCAATAAACTTCCGGTTtactttaacatatttttagttGTACaaataatgtcaatataaattttgacaattgataattttaccgccattcttttattttgaatccaCATATAAGCaatattgtgacatttactcgAAAATGTCTACACCAATGCGAAGTCCATAATGTTATTaactcaataaaaaatataatttgcaaGCAATTATTTGCAACATTCACTTCAGAATatgtcaaaatcttcaaatattcaaattaacattaataatcaaaattgattatacaatttgttatatttaatacaaacaTTCACTTCAAGGGATGTGCAAAAAATAAATTCAGAAATTAATGTAAGCATATATTATATTCCTTACCAATAAGATTATATAGATAACATTCACTTCAAGGAATGATTAATTAGTATGAATCATTGGTCATTTTGTTATAAGAATGAACAATTagcaacatttcaaatcattcaTCTTCTTTTCATCTATTTGTCAATAATGACAAGAGGTTTCATTTATAATTGTTATGTATTACTACATTCACTTGAGGAATGGAGCAGAATCAGTGGAacaaatatttcattattttgtttggCCTTAAGAAGGCATTAGATCAAtccaaaatacttttaaagtcattttcataagagtttttcatcatcaattaaCTAGAAAGAAATAACCAAGTCAAGCATGGAGTTTATTGCAAACCAAACGCACGGATAACACTgacatttaaaatatcaaacctGATATAATACTAGTGCCAACAAAAAGTTCATAAACCATTGCAGACATGTATGAAATTTACTTCAAAATCATACATCTCATGTTCACTAaaactttttcatttataattgctcatataatttctctaaatacttaacaaatataaagtatataaactACCTTTAACAACTTTATGAAAGTAACATGTTTCCTAGGGTTGTATAGTAAGAAAGTATAAggtatttataaaatcaaatcacaCGAGTTGTTTTAATGCTTCTTATCAAATAACAATTGATTAATACAAACGAGATTCATAGAAATGCAAACGGTCAAATTAATATAGTAATTctcatttttaagtttatgaaaatgttttcaaccaaaataattcaagaattaaaaatgacaacaattaaacttgaaattcaatattaaaaccaacccaaaaatcaatttagacATTCCTCAAAAATTGTCTTTAGAAGTACGCATGTATGAGTATTGAAAAACCTCAATTGtataaccaaaataataagAGACATTAAAGGCACATAATTTATATTCgaactaaatcaaatttgaacaaTCATAAATTTCATAGGTTTATCAACACAAATTTACATAGTAATATATTTTagccaaaaatattatttaattataaaacctacTATAGCGACATAAAAAGtcaataaatattcattttcatggACAAATAAGATGTTTGAAACCATAAGTAACCCATGGGaccaaaacttaaaataaaatcatctcaaatatttaaaccatataacaaattaatttaatatctaaagatgctattgtcgaaaccatttttttgaaaaaaggtcatcgactttttatttaaaaatgaaaatggagtcgccaccaatcctttttatttaggtgtgatcggatcacctcataatttaatcattttaaaaaaagtttaaatttactaaaacaataatttttggtccacaaaatctagaaaacgggttcgggagtcgattacgcacgagaaaggattagcaccctcaatacgcccaaaattggtacctagttgattaattaatgtcttaatgtcgaaaattgaaaattcgaaaagaatttaaaatacgatctctctttgttaatgttaaatttttaaaaaaaaacgctTGAATAAATCGAAAAGAAAGTTAAAGACCCTCTCATCTCGAGGTAACAGAATGTcacgtcccgtaagttaggacacgacacttGGAACCCTCGAGAATAAACTTgcctttaattttgattaaaattccatgtattttgaaatttaaaaggatattttgctatttaggtttaacgagaaaattgaaaccccgtaagttagggtacgatttctcgaatctccaaaacgcgaaatattgcctgattttaaaaattttccccttttttttgaataatagcGAGTACAATACTCGAATGAggtgcatttattttattaggaATAAAATAGAACGGTTTATTATgggtatataaaaattaaacacgaCTTTTgaagtgatgaaatgaaatggaatgATCATATAGAACATGGAATAAcgatttatgaataaaatgttacaTTAATGAGTGACAATAATATGAAAACACGAATAAACAAATTACAGTATACATGATGGCAATAATCACATGAAGCATGTCActttaatatcaatattaacaatcaaagaaaatgaaacaaaataatatatagaacaatttgaagtaaatagaataaaataatttaaagtaaataatatgtaaaacaaattaaaataaataatacacaaagcaatttaaaataaataacatatcagacaataaaaagtttaaaataaattatatgtaaaaagaagtttcaaataaataatatacaaaatagtttacaaaataaatgatgtatatataaataattcaaaataaataatatatataacagcttttaaaaaataatatataaaaatggataatagtttgaaatagtttaaaatacaTGACATGTGgaaacttgaaataaataataataaaacaatttaaaataaataatataagaaaaaggtttaaaatataaatgaataaaaaattcgaaaataaattgaa
The nucleotide sequence above comes from Gossypium raimondii isolate GPD5lz chromosome 13, ASM2569854v1, whole genome shotgun sequence. Encoded proteins:
- the LOC105781698 gene encoding protein MAINTENANCE OF MERISTEMS-like; the protein is MSGRSSLLIENYLRKAGFWHVATVSRGWKLDSKIISTLIERWRPETHTFHLPCEECTITLKDVQLQLGLPVDGSALTRSIQSADWGAICYNLLGVILDNIYGGRIEMDWLRYTFLEPGNDSTEVERIRYARAYILEMIGGYLMPDLS